The sequence CATTCGTTTTAACAAAATGTGTATATAGTAATGGAAATGCTGTTTCTAGACCTACAATGCCAAACGCCGCTTGCTCCATCGGTACATTTTTTTCTTCCGCTGCATGTGGTGCATGATCCGTTGCGATAAAATCTATCGTTCCGTCTAATAACCCTTCTAAAAGCGCTGCCCGATCTTCTTTACTGCGAAGTGGTGGATTCATTTTCCAATTACCATCATTTCCCGGAATAGCTTCTTCATCTAAAATTAAGTGATGAGGTGAAACTTCGGCAGTGACACGAATACCCGCTCGTTTTGCATCACGTACCACGCGAACAGATTCTTTAGTCGAAATATGGCAAACATGATAATGACAATCTGCTGCTTCTGCTAGTAAAACATCACGCGCGATTTGAACCGATTCTGCAATGTTCGGAATGCCTTTCAGACCTTCTTTTTCAGCAAAAATCCCATCATGTACAACGCCTCCGTAGATAAGCGAGTTATCTTCACAGTGAGCCACAATCGCCATATCTAGTGCCGCTGCTCGTTTCATCGCCTCGTACATTGTTCCAGCTAGCTGCACGCCCACCCCATCATCGGTGAAAGCAAATGCTCCGGCTTCTTTTAAAGATTCAAAATCCACTAATTCATCCGTACCGAGACTTGTCGTAATCGAAGCATATGGCAATACGCGAACTTCCGCTGTTTCTTTGATTTTTGCTTGTAAATTTTCCATTACTTCTTTGGAATCTGGAACAGGTTTTGTATTCGGCATCGAGCAAATTGTCGTATAACCACCACGTGCCGCCGCTTGCGTTCCGGTCAAAATGGTTTCCTTATGTTCCCCGCCCGGCTCACGAAGATGTACATGGACGTCGATAAAACCTGGGGCAATTAATTTCCCGCTAGCATCAAATTCCTCGCCGCTTGTTACTTCAATGGAATCCGCAATCAAATTGACTTTACCATTTTGAATAAGTACATCTTTGTTTTCCAGTTCACCTGACGCGGTTAATACTTGCCCATTTTTTAATACGTACATAATTTCGCCCTCATTTCCTGTTCTTTTAAAATAGCTTCCAAAATAGCCATTCTTATAAAAACGCCATTTGTCATTTGCGTAACAATGCGTGATTTTTCGCTTTCAACTAAGCTATCAGCGATTTCCACATCTCGGTTTACAGGGCTTGGGTGCATAATAATCGCATCCGCTTTTAGCTTTGCTGCCCGCTCAATTGTTAATCCGAATTTTTCATGATAACTTTCTTTCGTAAATTGTTCTGTTCCACTATGGCGCTCATGTTGTACCCGTAAAAGCATCATCACATCCACTTTTTCTACTATCTCATCTACCGGTAAGTAGGTGCCATATGCTAAGCAACTTTCGTCAAACCATTCTTTCGGTCCCGAGAAAAACAGTTCCGCTCCAAGTCTTTTTAACACTTTCATATTGGAATTGGCAACTCGGCTGTGCCTGATATCACCCGCAATCGCTACTTTCAGCCCTTGAAAAGTCCCAAATTGCTCCTTTATCGTAAATAAGTCGAGTAATGATTGGCTAGGATGTTCCCCGCAACCGTCTCCGCCATTTACAATTGCTATATCTAAGTCTTCAAGCCCCTCATAGTAGTTTTCTTCTGAATGCCTAATTACTGCCACATTCACTCCGA comes from Listeria monocytogenes and encodes:
- a CDS encoding aspartate carbamoyltransferase catalytic subunit, with the protein product MKNLLSMEALTVHEIEHLLEQAAQFKRGKKATFTEQAFAVNMFFEPSTRTHTSFEVAEKKLGVEVVSFDAASSSMTKGETLYDTLLTMQAVGVNVAVIRHSEENYYEGLEDLDIAIVNGGDGCGEHPSQSLLDLFTIKEQFGTFQGLKVAIAGDIRHSRVANSNMKVLKRLGAELFFSGPKEWFDESCLAYGTYLPVDEIVEKVDVMMLLRVQHERHSGTEQFTKESYHEKFGLTIERAAKLKADAIIMHPSPVNRDVEIADSLVESEKSRIVTQMTNGVFIRMAILEAILKEQEMRAKLCTY
- a CDS encoding dihydroorotase is translated as MYVLKNGQVLTASGELENKDVLIQNGKVNLIADSIEVTSGEEFDASGKLIAPGFIDVHVHLREPGGEHKETILTGTQAAARGGYTTICSMPNTKPVPDSKEVMENLQAKIKETAEVRVLPYASITTSLGTDELVDFESLKEAGAFAFTDDGVGVQLAGTMYEAMKRAAALDMAIVAHCEDNSLIYGGVVHDGIFAEKEGLKGIPNIAESVQIARDVLLAEAADCHYHVCHISTKESVRVVRDAKRAGIRVTAEVSPHHLILDEEAIPGNDGNWKMNPPLRSKEDRAALLEGLLDGTIDFIATDHAPHAAEEKNVPMEQAAFGIVGLETAFPLLYTHFVKTNEWTLKQLIDWMTVKPAECFQLPYGKLEEGSVADIVVLDLEKEVIIDPATFYSKGKNTPFVGETCVGWPVATFAEGTLVYNEGEIK